Proteins encoded in a region of the Pieris rapae chromosome 12, ilPieRapa1.1, whole genome shotgun sequence genome:
- the LOC110999968 gene encoding balbiani ring protein 3-like yields the protein MPARSPVSYRSLAALLLFIMHIHGENISCSKDGLFADYDTDCEEYVKCSSGKVKGRYICPAGRVFSEVAGACISSPSRSCIQRICASGDSFAYTTPTTACRHYYRCENGTVTDHNCPSGSWFDIDRQACSRGAGTCYEPVCAGLPDGKYPDSSNECRRLLHCRGAEVRAVESCNGVCSNNCPAPRSTAIPIPVGDADFCSDDTCDSLCHNAGDGAYADRSTGCREYFVCKSHRVISRGVCEPGFLFTGMGCESAEWNYCPSPARSPCFNRQDGRYRDWKSCSSWYDCRRGRVVSRGICETGKSFDGINCVPEKSFRCTGPEFSKRCEGMPSGTYQHLESNCSQYYHCEGPLEFMFVCPIGEVYDGSKCVPKYQYLCPNLEKDSCYGRANGHYRAKDASCRAFYACINGEKAMYVCPVGNVFDGETCIPERLDLCPSKDYSCSGLSDGYHPEVDSNCRRYFFCEGRDRLATLSCLGGKIFDGHACVDSLRHECGSPRKQNTESGKHCDSDGFFVVPGTQCKNYYICVNGQKTYLSCPIGQLFNGQVCVPNNEYACPD from the exons ATGCCTGCGCGATCGCCTGTCTCGTATCGCAGTCTCGCCGCTCTATTGCTCTTCATAATGCACATAC atgGGGAAAACATTTCCTGCAGCAAAGATGGATTGTTCGCCGATTACGATACGGATTGTGAAGAGTACGTGAAATGTTCATCCGGAAAAGTGAAAGGACGATACATATGTCCCGCGGGAAGAGTGTTCAGTGAAGTGGCAGGTGCGTGTATATCGAGCCCGAGTAGAAGTTGCATACAACGTATTTGCGCCTCGGGTGATTCGTTTGCATACACAACACCAACAACTGCATGTAGACATTATTATCGCTGTGAAAACGGTACCGTTACCGATCACAACTGTCCGAGCGGATCCTGGTTTGATATAGACCGACAAGCCTGTTCCCGAGGCGCGGGGACGTGCTATGAACCTGTATGCGCCGGTTTGCCTGACGGGAAATATCCAGACTCCTCAAATGAATGCCGCAGATTATTACACTGTCGTGGCGCAGAAGTAAGAGCTGTGGAATCTTGCAACGGTGTATGCAGTAATAACTGTCCTGCTCCTAGATCTACGGCTATCCCCATACCGGTAGGCGATGCAGACTTCTGCTCAGATGACACATGCGACTCATTATGTCATAATGCAGGGGATGGTGCATATGCTGACCGTTCAACGGGTTGCCGtgaatactttgtttgtaAATCACATCGTGTCATAAGCCGCGGTGTGTGTGAACCGGGATTTTTATTCACGGGCATGGGCTGCGAGTCAGCTGAATGGAACTATTGCCCATCACCAGCGCGAAGCCCTTGTTTCAACCGTCAGGACGGTAGATACAGGGACTGGAAGAGTTGCTCTTCTTGGTACGACTGCAGACGAGGAAGAGTGGTCTCACGTGGAATATGTGAGACTGGAAAATCTTTCGATGGAATAAACTGCGTTCCGGAAAAAAGTTTTCGATGCACAGGACCCGAGTTCTCCAAACGCTGTGAAGGCATGCCAAGTGGGACCTACCAACATCTGGAATCTAATTGCAGTCAATACTACCATTGTGAAGGACCCTTGGagtttatgtttgtttgtcCGATCGGTGAGGTGTATGATGGCTCAAAATGTGTACCCAAGTATCAATATTTATGCCCGAACTTGGAGAAGGATTCGTGTTATGGTCGTGCCAATGGACATTACCGTGCCAAGGATGCCAGTTGCAGAGCCTTTTATGCCTGTATTAATGGAGAAAAGGCTATGTATGTTTGCCCAGTTGGAAATGTGTTTGACGGTGAAACCTGTATACCCGAACGTTTAGATCTTTGCCCGTCGAAAGACTACTCATGTTCAGGACTAAGTGACGGTTATCACCCCGAAGTTGACTCAAACTGTCGCAG ATACTTTTTCTGCGAAGGCCGCGATCGACTAGCAACATTATCCTGTCTTGGGGGTAAAATTTTTGACGGACACGCATGCGTGGACAGCTTGCGTCACGAGTGCGGGTCTCCACGTAAGCAGAACACCGAGAGTGGAAAACACTGTGACAGCGACGGTTTCTTCGTAGTCCCGGGTACTCAATGCAAGAATTACTACATTTGTGTTAACGGTCAAAAGACCTATCTATCGTGTCCCATTGGCCAATTATTTAATGGGCAAGTGTGTGTGCCCAATAATGAATATGCATGTCCTGATTGA